A single Candidatus Niyogibacteria bacterium DNA region contains:
- a CDS encoding 2,3-bisphosphoglycerate-independent phosphoglycerate mutase — MPNLLNFFQSLNFFKKIVKKNQEKKTPAQKPFYRPVTLLILDGFGVNVSVPESTWRYAKRPSFEELEKYWPFTALQASGIAVGLPWNEPGNSEVGHLTIGAGRALYHHLPRIISAISDGSFFKNEAFKVAAERAKEPGQSLHLMGLFSSGSVHAYAEHLYALMDLAKKEKISEVWLHLFSDGKDAPPKEFYDFLGKFAEKLKDYPKVRISSLLGRSFAMDRDENWDKIKITYRLLTEGRGQPFKDPLVHVEESYRMGKNDADLLPGFLADENNRPLGRIKDGDAVIFYNFREDSARELTSAFISEQFDRFGRESWLKNLLFVTMTEYDKRFSVKAAFPSLDVERPLARVVSEAGLKQLHIAETDKYAHITYFLNGGREKPFSGEDRILIPSLPAESYDQRPEMSARQITEAVIKNLENYDFIAVNFANGDMVGHTGNFEATVKAIEVLDFSVGKIIAKALEVGGAVLIIADHGNAEEKRYRLTGEERTQHTINPVPCYLAAPGFKRTSSRAAEEISGHYRKIGGVLIDVAPTVLNLLGLKAPPEMNGENLLDKTLK, encoded by the coding sequence ATGCCGAACTTATTAAATTTTTTTCAATCGCTGAATTTTTTTAAAAAAATCGTTAAAAAAAATCAAGAAAAAAAAACACCGGCGCAAAAGCCTTTTTATCGGCCGGTAACGCTTTTGATTTTAGACGGCTTCGGCGTTAATGTTTCGGTGCCGGAATCCACTTGGCGCTACGCCAAACGGCCGTCATTTGAAGAATTGGAGAAATATTGGCCTTTTACCGCACTTCAGGCCTCGGGCATCGCGGTCGGGCTTCCTTGGAATGAGCCGGGGAACAGTGAAGTCGGCCATTTAACGATTGGCGCGGGACGCGCACTCTATCACCATCTGCCGCGCATTATCAGCGCGATCAGCGACGGCTCGTTTTTTAAAAATGAAGCGTTTAAGGTGGCGGCGGAACGCGCTAAAGAGCCGGGCCAGAGTCTCCATTTAATGGGACTTTTTTCTTCCGGTTCGGTCCATGCTTATGCGGAACATCTTTACGCTTTAATGGATTTGGCAAAAAAAGAAAAAATATCCGAAGTCTGGCTTCATCTTTTTTCAGACGGAAAAGACGCGCCGCCTAAAGAATTTTACGATTTTTTAGGAAAATTCGCTGAAAAATTAAAAGATTATCCCAAAGTCAGGATCAGTTCGCTTTTAGGACGTTCTTTCGCGATGGATCGGGATGAAAATTGGGATAAAATTAAAATTACTTACCGGCTTTTAACCGAAGGCCGCGGTCAACCGTTTAAAGACCCTCTGGTTCACGTTGAAGAATCTTACCGAATGGGAAAAAATGACGCTGATCTTTTACCGGGTTTTTTAGCGGACGAAAATAACCGGCCTTTGGGAAGAATTAAAGACGGCGATGCGGTGATTTTTTATAATTTTCGGGAAGACAGCGCCCGGGAATTAACCAGTGCTTTTATTAGCGAACAGTTTGACCGGTTTGGACGCGAAAGCTGGCTGAAAAATCTTTTATTCGTGACCATGACCGAATATGACAAGCGGTTTTCCGTTAAAGCGGCGTTTCCGTCGCTGGATGTTGAACGGCCTCTGGCGCGGGTGGTTTCGGAAGCCGGTTTAAAACAGCTTCACATCGCGGAAACGGATAAATACGCCCACATCACTTATTTTTTAAACGGCGGCCGGGAAAAGCCGTTTTCCGGCGAAGACCGGATTCTAATTCCTTCGTTGCCGGCGGAAAGCTATGATCAACGGCCGGAAATGTCCGCCCGTCAGATCACTGAAGCCGTGATTAAAAATCTTGAAAATTATGATTTTATCGCCGTGAATTTTGCGAATGGCGATATGGTGGGGCACACGGGGAATTTTGAAGCCACGGTAAAAGCGATTGAGGTTTTAGATTTTTCCGTGGGAAAAATCATCGCCAAGGCCCTGGAAGTCGGCGGCGCGGTTTTAATTATCGCGGATCACGGGAACGCCGAGGAAAAAAGATACCGTTTAACCGGCGAAGAAAGAACCCAGCATACGATCAATCCGGTGCCGTGTTATCTGGCGGCCCCGGGTTTTAAACGAACATCTTCGCGCGCCGCCGAGGAGATTAGCGGTCATTATCGCAAGATTGGCGGGGTTTTGATTGACGTGGCGCCGACTGTTTTGAATCTTTTAGGATTAAAAGCGCCGCCGGAGATGAATGGTGAAAATCTTCTTGATAAAACTTTAAAATAA
- a CDS encoding tryptophanase produces the protein MTFPPYKTKMVEPIKTLTKEERIKKIKKAGYNLFFLKSDDITIDLLTDSGTGAMSEDQWSALMQGDESYAGSTSFQRLEKAIQKIMGFPYIIPTHQGRGAEQVFNKVLVKDGDIIAGNSPFDTTRAHIENRGGKIIDCACQNAWNAESLFGFKGNVDLKKLEKTLNSKKTAYVLLTITCNSVGGQPMSLTNIKAVSKICRRYKIPLFYDIARFAENSFFIKEREKKYKSWPIKNIVLETMKYADGVLMSAKKDAIANMGGFIALRNRKLFEKLAPQAILMEGFLNYGGMSGRDIETVAQGLYEGIDENYLRYRVNQTKYLGESLHNLGVPVIRPIGGHAVYVVADKFLPHIAWNKFPAHSLAIALYIEGGVRGVEIGSIMEGRDPQTKENRRAPRELLRLAIPRRVYNKEHFDYVVESFARLIKQKNKISGVKFKYESPILRHFSSRFSLI, from the coding sequence ATGACTTTTCCGCCGTACAAAACAAAAATGGTAGAGCCAATAAAAACTCTGACAAAAGAAGAGCGGATCAAAAAAATAAAAAAAGCCGGATATAATTTATTTTTCTTAAAATCCGACGATATAACGATTGATTTGTTAACCGATTCCGGAACCGGCGCGATGTCCGAAGACCAATGGTCGGCCCTGATGCAAGGCGACGAATCCTATGCCGGTTCAACCAGCTTTCAGCGGCTTGAAAAAGCAATCCAAAAAATCATGGGATTTCCGTATATTATCCCGACTCATCAAGGCCGAGGCGCCGAACAGGTTTTCAATAAAGTTCTTGTCAAAGACGGCGATATCATTGCCGGCAATTCTCCCTTTGACACGACACGGGCCCATATTGAAAATCGCGGCGGTAAAATCATTGATTGCGCCTGCCAAAACGCCTGGAATGCGGAAAGTTTGTTCGGTTTCAAGGGCAATGTTGATTTGAAAAAACTTGAAAAAACTCTCAATTCCAAGAAAACTGCTTATGTTTTATTGACAATTACCTGCAACAGCGTCGGCGGCCAGCCGATGTCTTTGACAAACATAAAAGCGGTTTCAAAAATCTGCCGGCGATATAAAATTCCGCTGTTTTACGACATTGCCCGCTTTGCCGAAAATTCTTTTTTTATAAAAGAGCGCGAAAAAAAATATAAAAGCTGGCCGATAAAAAACATTGTTTTGGAAACGATGAAATACGCCGACGGCGTTTTGATGAGCGCCAAAAAAGACGCTATCGCCAATATGGGCGGTTTTATCGCTTTAAGAAACCGCAAACTTTTTGAAAAGCTGGCGCCGCAGGCGATTTTAATGGAAGGATTTTTAAATTACGGAGGAATGTCCGGCCGCGACATAGAAACAGTGGCCCAAGGGCTTTATGAAGGAATTGACGAAAATTATCTGCGCTATCGCGTCAATCAGACGAAATATTTGGGAGAATCGCTTCATAATCTTGGCGTTCCGGTCATTCGCCCGATCGGCGGCCACGCGGTTTATGTTGTCGCCGACAAATTTTTGCCTCATATTGCCTGGAACAAATTTCCGGCGCATTCTTTGGCAATCGCCTTATATATTGAAGGCGGCGTGCGCGGAGTTGAAATCGGATCAATAATGGAGGGCCGCGATCCGCAAACCAAAGAAAACCGGCGCGCGCCCCGAGAACTTTTGCGCCTGGCCATTCCGCGCCGCGTCTACAACAAAGAACATTTTGATTATGTGGTTGAATCCTTCGCGCGGCTGATCAAACAAAAAAATAAAATCAGCGGCGTTAAATTCAAATACGAATCTCCGATTTTAAGGCATTTTTCTTCGCGATTTTCTCTAATCTGA
- a CDS encoding YebC/PmpR family DNA-binding transcriptional regulator, with translation MSGHSKWSQIKHKKAQTDVKRGQIFGKLAKIIQIAARKNADPNANPELRAAVEKAKAANLPAENIARAIKKGGGQLAGAKLENARYEAYGPGGAAIIIETITDNKNRLVSEIKHILSKHNAKLAGTDAVIWAFEKINGQWKTKTPLVLNEQNAAALNQLIEELDNHDDVQEIYTNVE, from the coding sequence ATGAGCGGACACTCTAAATGGTCGCAAATAAAGCATAAAAAAGCGCAAACCGACGTCAAACGCGGGCAAATTTTCGGCAAACTCGCAAAAATAATTCAAATCGCGGCCAGAAAAAATGCTGACCCAAATGCTAATCCCGAACTTCGCGCGGCCGTGGAAAAAGCCAAAGCCGCCAATCTGCCCGCGGAAAATATTGCCCGCGCCATTAAAAAAGGCGGCGGCCAACTGGCGGGCGCCAAACTTGAAAATGCCAGATATGAAGCCTATGGCCCGGGCGGCGCGGCGATTATTATTGAAACGATCACGGATAACAAAAATCGCCTGGTTTCAGAAATAAAGCACATTCTTTCCAAACATAATGCCAAACTAGCGGGAACCGACGCGGTGATTTGGGCGTTTGAAAAAATAAACGGCCAATGGAAAACCAAAACGCCGCTTGTTTTGAACGAACAAAACGCCGCCGCGCTTAACCAGCTGATAGAAGAATTAGATAATCATGATGATGTGCAGGAAATTTACACCAATGTGGAATAA
- the tsaE gene encoding tRNA (adenosine(37)-N6)-threonylcarbamoyltransferase complex ATPase subunit type 1 TsaE — protein sequence MKLMKEIKIITKKTKETQILAGFLAQECLKVSLGKRALVIGLEGELGAGKTYFVKGFAEGLGVKETVVSPTFVLLKIFKLFRKKFKQLIHIDAYRVNFRKELQALGWEKFLKDPQNIIIIEWADKARGILPKNYLQVKFKHFKEDERKIIFKIK from the coding sequence ATGAAATTGATGAAAGAAATAAAAATTATCACCAAAAAAACCAAAGAAACTCAAATTTTGGCCGGATTTTTGGCTCAGGAATGTTTAAAGGTTTCTTTGGGAAAAAGGGCGTTAGTCATCGGCTTGGAAGGCGAATTAGGCGCAGGAAAAACTTATTTCGTCAAAGGATTTGCCGAAGGTTTAGGCGTTAAGGAAACAGTGGTCAGCCCGACTTTTGTTTTGCTTAAAATTTTTAAACTATTCCGAAAAAAATTCAAACAGCTTATCCATATTGACGCTTATCGGGTAAATTTCAGAAAAGAGCTTCAGGCGCTCGGCTGGGAAAAATTCTTAAAAGATCCTCAAAATATAATTATCATTGAATGGGCGGATAAAGCGCGCGGAATTTTACCGAAAAATTATCTTCAGGTAAAGTTTAAACATTTTAAGGAAGATGAGAGAAAAATAATTTTTAAAATAAAATAA
- the ruvB gene encoding Holliday junction branch migration DNA helicase RuvB, giving the protein MSSSTIAPKQTNEDENLDLTLRPRRWNEYIGQETIKNNLKILIQAAQERGDCIEHLLFYGPPGLGKTTIAHLISKETGSPIKITSGPAIERVGDLASLLTNLSTGDILFIDEIHRLNKTVEEILYPAMENRSLDIIIGKGPSARSIQLELPAFTLIGATTRISLLSSPLRSRFSGGSFRLNFYNQKEMKEIVSRSAKILKINLIQEAAEFIADRSRCTPRVANRLLKRVRDYSQVNKITEITVKEASAALKLLEIDEKGLEAHDRQILKAIIEKFNGGPVGVKTIAASLSEEAETIEEVYEPYLIQLGFIERTSRGRLATPQAFKHLGKIPLKNNQPELL; this is encoded by the coding sequence ATGTCAAGCTCAACCATAGCGCCCAAACAAACAAATGAGGATGAAAATCTGGATTTAACTCTTCGTCCCCGGCGCTGGAATGAATATATCGGCCAAGAAACAATTAAAAATAATTTAAAAATTCTCATCCAAGCGGCTCAAGAACGCGGAGATTGCATTGAACATCTGCTCTTTTACGGCCCCCCGGGTTTGGGAAAAACCACCATTGCCCATCTGATTTCCAAAGAAACCGGCTCGCCGATTAAAATCACTTCCGGCCCGGCGATTGAACGGGTGGGAGATTTAGCCTCCCTTTTGACTAATCTGTCAACAGGCGATATTTTGTTTATTGATGAAATTCATCGCTTAAACAAAACAGTGGAAGAAATTCTTTATCCGGCGATGGAAAACCGCAGTTTGGATATTATCATCGGCAAAGGCCCTTCGGCGCGCTCCATTCAATTGGAGCTGCCGGCTTTTACTCTGATCGGCGCCACAACCCGCATTTCTCTTCTTTCTTCTCCTTTGCGCTCCAGATTTTCCGGCGGCAGTTTTCGCCTTAATTTTTACAACCAGAAAGAAATGAAAGAAATCGTCTCCCGCTCCGCCAAAATTCTTAAAATAAACCTGATTCAGGAAGCGGCTGAATTTATCGCCGACCGTTCCCGCTGCACGCCCCGGGTGGCTAACCGTCTTTTAAAACGCGTCAGGGATTATTCTCAAGTCAATAAAATAACCGAAATTACCGTTAAAGAAGCTTCTGCCGCGTTAAAACTTTTGGAAATTGACGAAAAAGGGCTGGAAGCGCACGACCGCCAAATTCTTAAAGCCATTATTGAAAAATTCAACGGCGGCCCGGTGGGCGTAAAAACCATTGCCGCTTCCCTTTCCGAAGAAGCGGAAACTATTGAAGAAGTCTATGAACCGTATCTGATCCAACTGGGTTTTATTGAAAGAACCTCGCGCGGCCGCCTTGCCACGCCGCAAGCTTTCAAACATCTCGGCAAAATCCCGCTTAAAAACAATCAGCCTGAATTATTATGA
- a CDS encoding site-2 protease family protein, which produces MKQTKTLLRVLLSLLILESAFAIHEYGHLREFQKRGVPVKEFSLGIGPSMYQYQTDSSLTVSFRLIPIMAYVAPTEEGGNLFKKQGSLWNKIAVDLAGVRNNFLVGLAIILFLQILGWRRGNLSAKELAGTAMVTPFKIPLRFVAFLVGCVTWGRINLAEKFLLSTGGIDPPKPLKSLILWNLTLGLFNLAPIPPLDGGHALEAVLLSAGTSIYISEIPKFVGVILFAVYCTTAGNQDMRVLEVEPRSDSVESRRGTTKRRSSGALGRWEEEGEEAPSFFLVRRITHTHLPTRVRNILEDSSICTIGELRETTASQLLQIKGFGLKSLEAVEKLLRDKGLSLKPE; this is translated from the coding sequence ATGAAGCAAACCAAAACTCTACTTCGAGTGCTATTGTCCCTTCTCATATTAGAGTCCGCGTTCGCAATTCACGAATACGGTCATCTAAGAGAGTTCCAGAAACGCGGCGTCCCTGTCAAGGAGTTTTCACTCGGGATCGGTCCCAGCATGTACCAATACCAAACTGATTCTTCGCTAACTGTAAGTTTCCGACTCATACCGATAATGGCGTATGTCGCGCCAACGGAAGAGGGCGGAAACTTGTTTAAGAAGCAAGGATCGCTTTGGAACAAAATCGCTGTCGATTTGGCTGGAGTGCGTAATAACTTCTTGGTTGGCTTGGCCATCATACTCTTTCTGCAAATTCTTGGTTGGAGAAGAGGAAATCTCTCCGCAAAGGAACTCGCAGGAACAGCGATGGTTACGCCGTTCAAGATTCCGCTCCGCTTCGTCGCATTCCTCGTCGGATGCGTGACGTGGGGTCGCATCAACCTGGCGGAGAAATTTCTTCTCTCAACGGGGGGCATCGATCCGCCTAAGCCGCTCAAATCGCTCATCCTTTGGAACTTGACGCTTGGTCTTTTCAATCTTGCGCCAATTCCTCCACTTGACGGCGGTCACGCGCTAGAAGCTGTCTTACTCTCGGCAGGAACTAGCATCTACATATCAGAGATTCCGAAGTTTGTGGGCGTTATCCTTTTTGCCGTATATTGCACGACTGCTGGCAATCAGGATATGCGCGTGCTTGAAGTTGAACCAAGAAGCGACTCCGTGGAATCAAGAAGGGGCACAACGAAAAGAAGATCAAGCGGGGCGCTTGGCCGTTGGGAAGAAGAGGGAGAAGAAGCCCCCAGCTTCTTTTTGGTCCGGAGGATCACCCACACACATCTTCCGACTCGTGTCAGGAATATTCTCGAAGACTCCAGTATCTGCACGATTGGCGAACTGCGGGAAACTACCGCAAGCCAGTTATTGCAGATCAAGGGTTTTGGTCTGAAATCTCTGGAAGCTGTCGAAAAACTTTTACGAGATAAAGGGCTATCCCTAAAACCGGAGTGA
- a CDS encoding PH domain-containing protein: MFHLKPEEKIILSIHRHWLVIAGKMTVIAVMLLIAVIILTAAINYLPEYIVLAMFILTVYVLIILLVAFIFWVNFYLDMWIVTSERIIDIEQKKLFQRKISEFMLSRVQDVTVEIPNFLATVFKFGNITVQTAGAQSFIIKDIPYPEQVKNIILEYVKKNQILNQYERTL, translated from the coding sequence ATGTTCCATCTAAAACCGGAAGAAAAAATAATTTTATCCATTCACCGGCATTGGCTGGTCATCGCCGGCAAAATGACCGTGATCGCCGTGATGCTTTTAATCGCCGTTATTATTTTAACGGCCGCGATCAATTATCTGCCGGAATACATCGTCTTGGCAATGTTTATTTTAACTGTTTATGTTCTGATTATTTTGCTTGTCGCTTTTATTTTTTGGGTGAATTTTTATCTGGATATGTGGATTGTGACCAGTGAGCGGATTATTGATATTGAGCAAAAAAAACTTTTTCAACGAAAGATTTCTGAATTTATGCTTTCGCGCGTTCAGGACGTCACCGTTGAAATTCCTAATTTTCTCGCCACTGTTTTTAAATTCGGGAACATTACGGTCCAAACCGCCGGAGCGCAATCTTTCATAATTAAAGATATTCCTTATCCCGAGCAAGTTAAAAATATTATTTTAGAATACGTAAAGAAAAATCAAATCTTAAACCAATATGAGCGGACACTCTAA
- a CDS encoding type II/IV secretion system protein, producing MNNNLAEKREEKLKEIKKKEAEDLAQILSQKYGLPYADLSRITIEIDALKIIPEKEARDGQLAIFQKTGKKISVAVKNPELPLTKAILENLKKELYQSRLFLVSENSLKRAWGKYEEIPKFEAVSAGLISISSQNLETYLKEIKNISDLQKILTPLFNAKEVQKISNIAEVILAGAYALEASDIHLEPQEEQVRLRFRLDGMLYNVIDFSFFIYRLLLSRLKLIAKLKLNVSDRAQDGRFTIKIKDLDVEVRVSVLPSAYGETIVMRILHPKTISISFENLGMQENLLKIMEKEIKRPNGMILTTGPTGSGKTTTLYAFIKKVLTPDIKIITIENPIEYHIEGISQSQVNFDKGYDFSTALRAIMRQDPDVILVGEIRDLETARTALNAALTGHLVFSTLHTNNAFGTIPRLIDIGAKPNIVAPAITMAMAQRLIRTLCQQCKKKVKAGAEEKARLEKILADLPADIKKPDFKNLFLFKAVGCELCNQTGYKGRVGVFEAFRVDDETERVILGPMPLESEFKKIAQKQGMMTMGQDAALKVLAGKSSLEELERVLG from the coding sequence ATGAACAATAATCTCGCGGAAAAAAGAGAAGAAAAACTAAAAGAAATAAAAAAAAAGGAAGCGGAAGATTTAGCGCAAATTCTTTCTCAAAAATATGGCTTGCCTTACGCCGATCTTTCCCGGATAACCATTGAAATAGACGCTTTAAAAATCATTCCGGAAAAAGAAGCGCGCGACGGCCAATTGGCGATTTTTCAAAAAACGGGCAAAAAAATAAGCGTAGCCGTAAAAAACCCGGAACTTCCTCTGACCAAGGCGATTTTGGAAAATCTTAAAAAAGAATTATACCAAAGCCGGCTTTTTTTGGTTTCCGAAAACAGCTTAAAAAGAGCTTGGGGAAAATACGAAGAAATTCCAAAATTTGAAGCTGTTTCCGCGGGCCTGATCAGCATCTCTTCTCAAAATCTTGAAACATACCTTAAAGAAATTAAAAACATTTCTGATCTGCAAAAAATTCTGACTCCTCTTTTCAACGCCAAAGAAGTTCAAAAAATATCAAACATCGCGGAAGTAATTTTGGCCGGCGCTTACGCTCTGGAAGCCTCGGACATCCATCTTGAACCGCAAGAAGAACAAGTCCGCTTGAGATTCCGGCTGGACGGCATGCTTTATAACGTGATTGATTTTTCTTTTTTTATTTATCGGCTCTTGCTGTCCCGCCTTAAATTAATCGCCAAACTTAAATTAAACGTTTCTGATCGCGCCCAAGACGGACGCTTTACCATAAAAATAAAAGATCTGGATGTGGAAGTAAGGGTTTCCGTCCTGCCCAGCGCCTACGGGGAAACAATCGTTATGAGAATCCTCCATCCTAAAACCATCTCTATTTCTTTTGAAAATTTAGGCATGCAGGAAAACTTGCTGAAAATAATGGAAAAAGAAATCAAAAGGCCGAACGGAATGATTTTAACCACCGGCCCCACCGGCTCGGGAAAAACCACCACGCTTTACGCTTTTATTAAAAAAGTTCTTACGCCGGATATTAAAATTATCACTATTGAAAACCCGATAGAATACCATATTGAAGGCATCAGCCAATCTCAAGTTAATTTTGACAAGGGTTATGATTTTTCCACTGCTTTGCGCGCGATTATGCGCCAGGACCCCGATGTTATTTTAGTGGGAGAAATCAGGGATTTGGAAACCGCCCGCACCGCGCTTAACGCCGCGCTGACCGGCCATTTGGTTTTTTCCACGCTCCACACCAATAACGCTTTTGGCACCATTCCCCGCCTGATTGACATCGGCGCTAAACCCAACATTGTCGCGCCGGCGATTACCATGGCCATGGCCCAGCGCCTTATTAGAACGCTTTGCCAACAATGTAAAAAGAAAGTAAAAGCCGGCGCCGAAGAAAAAGCGCGGCTGGAAAAAATTCTCGCTGATCTGCCGGCAGACATAAAAAAACCGGATTTTAAAAATCTTTTTCTGTTTAAAGCCGTGGGCTGCGAACTTTGCAATCAAACCGGCTATAAAGGAAGAGTCGGCGTCTTTGAAGCTTTCCGGGTGGATGACGAAACCGAGCGCGTTATTTTAGGCCCGATGCCGCTGGAATCAGAATTTAAAAAAATCGCCCAAAAACAGGGAATGATGACGATGGGGCAAGACGCGGCGCTTAAAGTTTTAGCGGGAAAAAGCAGTTTGGAAGAATTAGAAAGAGTGTTGGGATAA
- a CDS encoding helix-turn-helix domain-containing protein, giving the protein MKTMPKSTKEEKFRWIKPILDKEISIKNMVRVCPFSERSLKYWLVDYRKSGLEGLENKSKRPKTNPRETPIRIKERIIELRKETKKCALPFRAASTTKNILIMWLNPSRG; this is encoded by the coding sequence ATGAAAACTATGCCCAAATCAACAAAAGAAGAAAAATTTAGATGGATTAAACCGATATTAGACAAAGAAATATCAATTAAGAATATGGTCAGAGTGTGTCCTTTTTCAGAAAGGTCGCTTAAATACTGGTTGGTTGATTACAGAAAAAGCGGATTGGAAGGGCTGGAAAATAAATCAAAGAGGCCAAAAACTAATCCCAGAGAAACACCGATCAGGATTAAAGAAAGAATAATCGAATTAAGAAAGGAAACAAAGAAATGCGCCTTGCCATTCCGCGCCGCGTCTACAACAAAGAACATTTTGATTATGTGGTTGAATCCTTCGCGCGGCTGA
- the rpsT gene encoding 30S ribosomal protein S20: MPNIESAKKNLRQSKKRQALNSRIKKTMKESVKKTRLLKMEGKNEEAKNLLSLAYQAIDKAAKRGVIKKNTASRKKSRLAKFIKV, translated from the coding sequence ATGCCGAACATTGAATCCGCTAAAAAAAATTTAAGGCAATCTAAAAAAAGACAGGCGCTTAATTCAAGAATAAAAAAAACAATGAAAGAATCCGTTAAAAAAACGCGCCTTTTAAAAATGGAAGGAAAAAACGAAGAAGCTAAAAATCTTCTTTCTCTCGCTTATCAAGCCATTGATAAAGCGGCCAAACGCGGCGTAATCAAAAAAAACACCGCCAGCCGCAAAAAATCCCGGCTCGCTAAATTCATTAAAGTTTGA
- a CDS encoding ATP-dependent Clp protease proteolytic subunit, with amino-acid sequence MLIPTVIEKSQFGERAYDIYSRLLEERIVFLGGPIIDPMANTIIAQLLFLESRDPKKDINLYVNSPGGSVTATLAIYDTIQHIKPDVATICVGVAASGGAIILSAGAKGKRYILPNSEVMIHQVIGAAEGQATEIEISARHILKVKEQLNKILAYHTNKPLSKIEEDTDRDFFMSAEEAKQYGIVDKIIKSKVEINHPPNSKNNNKKNKPS; translated from the coding sequence ATGCTTATTCCAACCGTTATTGAAAAAAGCCAATTCGGCGAAAGAGCTTATGATATTTATTCTCGGCTTTTAGAAGAACGAATTGTTTTTTTAGGCGGACCGATCATTGATCCGATGGCGAACACCATTATCGCCCAGCTTTTGTTTCTGGAATCCCGCGATCCTAAAAAAGACATTAATCTTTATGTAAATTCGCCGGGCGGTTCGGTGACCGCCACTTTAGCCATTTATGACACGATTCAGCATATTAAGCCGGATGTCGCCACAATTTGCGTTGGCGTAGCCGCTTCGGGCGGAGCGATTATTCTAAGCGCCGGCGCAAAAGGAAAACGGTATATCCTGCCAAATTCCGAAGTGATGATTCATCAAGTGATAGGGGCGGCCGAAGGCCAGGCCACGGAAATTGAAATTTCCGCCCGCCATATTTTAAAAGTAAAAGAACAATTAAATAAAATTCTTGCTTATCACACCAACAAGCCGCTTTCTAAAATAGAAGAGGATACGGACCGCGACTTTTTTATGAGCGCCGAAGAAGCCAAACAATACGGCATTGTGGATAAAATCATCAAATCTAAAGTGGAAATCAATCATCCGCCAAACTCAAAAAATAATAACAAAAAAAATAAACCGTCTTAA
- a CDS encoding site-2 protease family protein — translation MFSEIEFFFAIAILIMSVVIHEVSHGFSANALGDPTARLQGRLTLNPLKHLDPIGSIIVPATTYLIGGFIFGWARPVPYNPYNLKNQKWGPGAVAAAGPLANILIAIIFGLIIRFGAANGFISDAFLKITASIVFINIILAVFNLIPIPPLDGSKVFFALLPYRWRHLQIFLEQYGFFILLIFIFFFWSIILPIVFGLFQLITGLGF, via the coding sequence ATGTTTTCAGAAATTGAATTTTTCTTCGCGATCGCCATCTTAATCATGTCAGTGGTGATTCATGAAGTTTCTCACGGCTTCAGCGCCAATGCTTTAGGCGATCCCACGGCCCGGCTTCAGGGACGACTTACTTTAAATCCCTTAAAACACCTTGATCCAATCGGTTCAATCATCGTGCCGGCAACCACTTATCTTATCGGCGGTTTTATTTTCGGCTGGGCTCGTCCCGTGCCTTATAATCCTTATAATTTAAAAAATCAAAAATGGGGGCCCGGCGCGGTCGCCGCGGCCGGACCTTTGGCTAATATCCTGATCGCGATTATCTTCGGCTTGATTATAAGATTCGGCGCGGCTAACGGATTTATTTCCGACGCTTTCCTAAAAATTACCGCTTCAATTGTTTTTATCAACATTATTCTGGCGGTTTTTAATTTAATCCCCATTCCTCCTTTAGACGGTTCCAAAGTGTTTTTCGCGCTCCTGCCTTATCGCTGGCGCCATCTCCAAATTTTTCTGGAACAATACGGATTCTTCATTCTTTTAATTTTTATTTTCTTTTTTTGGAGCATTATCCTGCCTATTGTTTTCGGCCTTTTCCAATTGATTACCGGCTTGGGATTTTAA